AGGAGACTAATAAACTACTCATAGTGGAGTAATATTTATATGAGCACTGGAGGGTGACCCCAAGCTGATTGGGCTAATCCACCTGGTTTTAAAACCTGAATCTTCAAAAAACAATTCTGGAATCATTTGGTGGAAAAACTGTCCAATGTAGCACAGCACCTCAGTTTGGTggatttatttttgtttttaaaaatcATATTATCACTCACAACCCTTAGGCTTAGTTTAATTGCTtaaattgagcagattcttgtTTTATTGAAGCACTTGCAatttattttttgcattttagttTTAGCACATGCAATTAAGCAGGAAAAGAAAAGCGAGATAAAGAGTTCAACAATTTTAGGGTAAATCCCAATCGGTGGATTTAagataataaataaattttagtgGCCAAGAGAGGCCGGACTCTTCGAATCTTTTCCGTTATCAGATTCAAAGGTGAAAggtgtatacatatatataaagaaaTAGCTTGAATAAATGTGAAATCTTTTTACTACTATTCCCCCACCATTCATGAATTAATTTGTTGTTCATTTTGGTATTATGACACCATTTTGGGTTTggtattatctttttttttttaagtggaaTATCCTGAGCAGATTACTACAACAAAGGGATTTCCTGAAATTGTGTCCCCTGAGTTTCCAACTTGGTAGACCTAATTAATAGGGGAGTGCCACGTTCATCACGTGCTCTTCATGCACCGATGAAAACAAGAGGGTTTGGATACccaaattatctcaaataatatttcgcttgcatcataaacacattttttaacctacctttttatattcccaatcacatttttatctcatatacatcacatcacaaaaagtgttacagtaattattccaaataatatttcaaataatacactatccaaacaaacccagaTTGGTTTTTCCACCAAAACCACGTGAGCATCACGTGCTCTTCGTGCTCCTCTGAACGAAGGAAAATAAATGAGTGCTCCCTTTATTTGCACTAGCACCCAATCAATCATTCTTCACCCAaatcagtaaaaaaaaaaaaatatcaagaaaaaggaaaataggcAAGAGCAAAACTTTtcctcaaagaaaaaaaataaaaataaaacaaaatgaaaaagaaatgaactAAAAACTATGGATGTGGGAGAGGAATGAAGTTCCAGTGGTGTATAATGATTGAAAATGTAGTCCATGCAGATGTAAAGATACATGATAGTGCACTCAATATGCTACTTGGGTGCGgggatgggttgggtggtatGGGGTGAGGGAGTGTAAACAAGAGGTTTCAGATTCGATTCCTTCTgcttacattaaaaaaatatatatatatatatatatatatgctattCCACATTTGgaaaaagataagaaaaagaaTATTTCAGCTTCAAAAACTTTGTCCCATcaccttttatttttgttttttccaaGATGGGGAAAAAATCTGAACGAAACAAGTGAAAGAAAAAGGGGATATAAAGGGACACTAATTTATAAATTTGAGTGAAGGCTAAATGAAATGAATCTTCCATTGGACAAATTAGACAGAAagaatttttaggaaatttaaCCCTTAAAAACTACTATTCCTTTCGCCCTGTTGAAAGTGTCATATTCTCCATTTTAGAATGTCCCAGAATATTTGTCATGTtgaaaaagtcaaaacaactttTAGTTTCTCTTTCCAATATAACCCTTCTTTCTAATCTTATGCATGTtaccattcaaatttaaattttgaatttgtggaggtaaaattgaaaagagaaaCACAAACATCACAATCAAACCATTATTGTTACAAAGTTGGATTCCCCGAACATGACTAAATAATTAGGATGGAAGGAGTAgtattttaattgaaaattaatTGTTCTGAACTTCTATCATAGTTGCATCTCCAtacaaagaaaaaataataataaagtagGAGGTTTTGGATCCAAATTTTTCCGCTTACAAAGTATAAAAGTAGGGAGAGGGTCAAGTTGAATAGTAATGTGAGAGGGATTATAACCGAAAAGTTTTGGATTCAATACCTCTTACTTACTTACCAAGGGAAAAAAAGTTGCATCTCCTTAtagctgatttttttttctttcggtAGAAAATAGTTCAAGTGGATTCAACTCTGATCACAATCATAGGTCAGTGTATGCTTTCAAGATCATAAGTTGCTTACAGAGACTTTAACAAATCAcccataaaaaaaaagaagttgcaTCTCCATATagattaaatcatttttcttttggtaGAAAAAATTTGAGTGGACTCAGATCCAATCACAATTATAGATCAGGGCATGCCTCTGAAATCATAAGTTTTTACAAGTTGCCCACCAATATAGttctagaaaaagaaaagtttgagTAGATTTGACTTCGATTACTAACACACAGGCATGTTCTTCGAATCATAGATCGTTTACAGGAATTTTTACAATTTGCTCATTAATATAGTGCTCATATCAGCAGCGAGAGCAGCATGTCAGGGCATTGTTTCGGAACCATAAATCACTTGAGTACTCATCAATACAGTATTCGCATCGACAGCAAGATTAATTTGAATACACAATTTGCTACCAAAAAATGGTTCGCCCTTATCAACTGTACTGGCCCATGCACCTGAATGATTCCCGGTAGCCTCATCTTGACTTCATTGTTAACCTTATCCTTGAGCCTCAGTTGTCATAGGCATCTTTTGTTTCTACAAGCCCCAGGAGAAAAAGCACTTAAGAAGTGCTGAATTTTGTGACCAGAGCGACAAAAGGACATGAACCTTTTATTATCTTATCTCAAATGTAATGTACCAGGATTATTCAAACCTTAGAAAAAATCCACAATGCCTGCAAAACGTACGTTGGTACAGTAGCAGGTTACTTTGGCTCCATGCGCATCTTCACATGAGTTGTCAATTTGAACGGCAATTCGCATCCCTTCACTATTATGGATTTGTggtttgcaatttttttttttttttttgtctacatGAGAGTGTCCGGATCAATCCTTACGGAACTCGACTAATCTCCTGTGGCCCGACCAGGCGCCCCAACCCGTCCTAAGCACGATATGTGCGCGGAAGAATCCAACGGAGCAGAGACTCGAACTTGGGACCTATTGGTCACCGGTGGGAGGTGCTACCGTTGGATCATTCACGCGGGAGCGTGGTTTGCAATTAAAACTACTAAAATTGTGGCACTTCAATATTTTTGTACTATCAATTTGTAGCGAATATTATATAATTCAATTGAAAATCCATGAACCCTGATAGCTATTTATCAACAAAATGAACTTTGTACACCGAAATTATCCAGAGTATAAGGTACTAAACTCTTTTCGTCACAAAATTGTTACTACAATGTTTGTTGATTTTCAATTGATCTAGATAATGTGCCACAAATTGGCAGTACAAAGTACTACTAAAGAGCTaaagaaaattgagaattttATGGTGCCAAATGCAAAATGGAAATTGAGCTAAAATTGTTTGTCTAATTGATGGTTTCACGAGTAGTCAAGGATGAACTATTTGATCTTGCGACGTAGTTAGATGGGACTGAGATAAGCCGTTTTCATCTGGTCACTGATTCAGATACTTCCCCCATAGATCATCACTCTCGTGCCAAGTCCATAACCATATATCTGTGGCCAGAGCTCCATGACTCACTCAATTTCCCATGGGACGGAAATGGGTCACCTCCCCCAAATGTAGACAAAATCCCTCCATGTCGCTAATGTGCCATTCTCCCATTGGCAGTGATCCCAGCCCCTGCCACCACCCACCCACCCACCAACCCATTGCTTACATCtgccaagaaacaaaattaatttTCCAGCCCACTTGTATTCAGTCTACGGACTGTACAGTGTGCACCAGACTAGAATAAagagaagtgaaaaaaaaataaaaataaaaaaaggccAGAAACTAATAATAGTACTTTTACCTTCCTCTTCCTCCTTGTCCTCCTCCTCTTTCAACTTTTCAATCCATCTCAAAGTTTCGTTTCGTTTCATTTCTCCATGGCCACTTGCCAAACAACCGTCAACGACCTTCCGGATGTGATCCTCACCAATATCATCGCCGCCATCTCCGACGTGCGGAGCCGCAACGCCGCCGCCTTAGTTTGCCGCAAATGGCTTCTTCAAGAGCGCTCCACCCGCACTTCCCTCACTCTCCGGTGCAACATCCGGGACCTTTTCTTCCTCCCTACTTGTTTCCGATCCGTAACTGACCTCGACCTCTCTTTACTCTCTCCGTGGGGCCACCCCTTGTTATCCCCCAACACTCCCACCACCACCGCCACCTTCATAGCCCATGTTCTCCACCAAGCTTTCCCTGCAGTCACTTCCCTGACCCTCTACGCCAGAAACCCATCAACCATACAGCTCTTGGCTCGTCAATGGCCGTGTTTAAAGCATATTAAGCTCGTCCGCTGGCACCAGCGGCCCCCGTTGGGATCTGGGGAAGAATTGCTAGCTTTGTTTCAGGAGAACACATCAATCATTAGTCTTGATTTGTCCAGCTTTTATTGCTGGACGGATGATGTTCCCGCAGCTCTAGTTGAAACCTCAAACTTAACCATCCTTGATCTCCTGAACCCTTCATTTTCCGAAGGGTTCAAGTTTAATGAAATCATGGACATCACAAGATCATGTCCTAATTTGAAGGTACTTCGCGCGGCTTGTATGTTTGATCCTAGGTACATTGGATACGTTGGAGATGAGAGCTTGGTTTCGATTTCGGTTAATTGTCCTAAATTATCCGTGCTTCATTTGGCGGATACCTCGGCTTTGGTGAATTCCAGGGCAGATCCTGAGTCTGAGGGGCTTACTCCTGAGGATGCTATGATCACTGTGGCTGCCCTGATTGAGTTGTTCTCGGGGTTGCCATCGCTTGAAGAACTGGCTTTAGATGTTTGTAATAATGTGAGAGACAGTGGCCCTGCTTTGGAGATGCTGAAAGTGAAATGCCCCAAGTTGAGGTCACTCAAGTTAGGGCAGTTTCATGGGATCTCTGTGCCGATCGAGTCAAAGTTGGATGGGGTTGCGCTTTGTTCAGGGCTTGAATCTTTGTCAATTAGGAGTGTTGCGGACTTGACTGATATGGGTTTGATTGCTATTGGAAGAGGGTGCTGGAGATTGGCAAAGTTTGAAGTTCAGGGTTGTAATAAGATAACCGTGAATGGAATGAGGACTTTGGCTAGTTTGCTTCGAAGGACTTTGGTGGATGTCAAGATTTCTTGTTGTAAGAATCTGAAAGCATCAACGTCATTGAAAGCGTTAGAGCCGGTGCAGGATCGAATTAGGAGGCTCCACATTGACTGCATTTGGGATGGTGTAGATCAATTTGATGGGATTCAGTATGATGTTGATCTTAACGGATTGGATCAGGGTGGGGCATCGAACCAGTCGGATGGATATGTCAACTACTTTGGGGATTATGACAGTGAAATCATGTGCAGCAAGAAGAAGAGGTGCAGACACTCCTCTGATCTGAATTGCTCTGCTCTGCAATTTAACAGCAGCAGCGGTAATGGATTTTGTAGCAACTCATGGGACAGACTGCAATGTCTTTCACTTTGGATTGGCGTAGGTGAGCTTCTAACCCCATTGACTGCTGCTGGCCTTGAGGATTGTCCGAACCTGGAGGAGATCCAAATCAAGGTTGAAGGAGATTGCAGGGAATGGTCAAAACACACACAGTCCCCCTTTGGGTTGAGCACTCTGGTGCAGTATCCTCGCTTAACCAAGATGCATTTGGATTGTGGAGACACCATAGGTTATGCACAGACTGCACCGTCTAAGCAGATGGATTTGAGCCAATGGGAACGATTTTACCTGATGGGAATAGGGGATTTAAGTCTCAATGAACTTGATTACTGGCCACCACAAGACAGGGATGTTAACCAGAGGAGTTTATCTCTGCCAGCAGCTGGACTGCTCCAGCAGTGTCTTACCCTTAGGAAACTTTTTATCCATGGGACGGCTAATGAACATTTGATGACTTTTTTCCTTAGAATCCCAAATCTCAGGGACATGCAGCTGAGGGGAGATTATTACCCGGCACCAGAGAATGATATGAGCACGGAAATGAGAGCAGATTCTTTAAGCCGTTTTGATGCGTCTGTTCACAGACGCCAGATTTCTGACTGATACACAGCGATCAGAGGCTGGGGTGCAACCTATGCGCAATAACGAAAGAACATGTCGTACAGCGTGAATCTGTaactgttaaaaaaaaaaagagtgtaaCCCGCATCTAGGTCTTTGACATGTACACATAGGCTTTGAAGACTGAAAACCGGTTCGAATTTTTGTCATATATAATTAATTCATGCGATGAGGCTTCGCGGGATGAGGAACTTATTTTCCTACGCGCAATATGATGCATCCAGTTACCATGCGTAACATTTAAGAGTTTGATTTCAACAGAAATCGATGAAATGTAGTACATGAAATTCTACTACATCAACCATTAGTGTCGTCAACTCTTGACAATGAAGGCAATCTGTGACCTCCTCCAATCTCATAAAAGAGAtccattttctcctttttttttcttttcatttgtaTGACGGTAAAATTTTCGAATTGCACAAAAAGTgcttaatgttttttttttttcaatttggttATGAAATGAAATACTACCTTCCTAAAATTGGAAAATCCACACAAAATACAACTTGAGCTTGAGCCGAATATATTGTAACACCTCTACTATGTGTTTCTGTACAATTAAAGAGATTGCATTAGCACAATGAATACTCGCAGTCGAGCAAGCGGGTAAGAATGTCCTCGCAACTAGGACGTTCATGCGGCTCTGCCCAACAATCTGCAACCAGGAGAAAAGGAAAGGTGAGCTCCAACAAGCACAAATGAGCTTGAGGTTGTTGCTTGTTACGAGTTTGACAATATGTGGATAACCAGTTACCTGCAATAAGCCTACCAAGAGGTCCTTCAGGAATCTCCAACCGTGATCCCTCATTGGCAACAGCATAAACCACCTAGATTGGAAAAAGAAGGGTGAGTGCACTGTCACTTGCAGAGAAAAATGGTCAAAAATATTTATTGCACAAATTACCTACATGGGGGTGATAAATAGATATGCTCATTTCCTCTTGCTAGATAAAAAGGGCTTTGGTGATAAGGAAAGGAGATTATAAATCTATTATTACTGATTCATAGTGAAGCATGTGGCTGTAGTGTTTTTATTTGATTGATGCAGACTTGTGATTCATTCAATTTGGAAACTGGTCCTCACGATGGTCTTTGTCATTGCACATCAAAATTGAGAATTATCCCCTCCACAATCTAGAAATATTAATGTAAACTGCAAACCTTATCTGAATAGAATCCTTACTCTTTGGGATAAGGCTAGTAATAAAAATCTTCCAAAAGAATCCGCCAAATGTCAAGTACATGTACATGAAAATTAGTAAGATCATACCACTTCTTTAAGATACTTAGTAAAAATCCAGTAAATCACTTGTATATGTGTGTGTCCTGATTTTTTCTGGTAATTGGAGTCGATTCCATTCAAATTTTGTAATGCTAAAtaagggggaaaaaagaagaagaagaagacagcCTCATATCATTGAATGTTCAAATTATGCATatgattttcttcttttctttagtAAACGGGAGGTTTTGAACTGGATCTCTTATTTATAATTCTTTATATTTTACCACCTTACTCCCATCCTGCCACCCTCCGATTTTCATTGTTATATTTATATTTCacattgggatttttttttgaaattatttttccaTCTCAAGCGTCAGACTaagaaaatcaaagaaactaTGATGCTTCCTAATTGTTTAATACCTCTCAATATATCAATCATACTGTTatatatcttttctttttttgttttctttttccctttgaGAACTCAATATACCTACCCTCAGTGAGACTCATCTGAATTCGGCTCGAGGAGCGCTCGCAGAGTCCGACTCTTGCCCGGGAATGGAAGGCCTGATCTAGAACTTTTCGAGGCGCTTCATATAGGAGTCAAATTTGCTACCTCTTGTTGCCATTAATAACCCGCTTACTAGCTGCTCCAAACTCATGGGTTATCATCTTTCCTTTCTTCAGTACTTATGTGTGTGTCTGATTGTTTTGTACATATCAAAATTACAAGGACTAACTTTAATTTGCACTCTCAaacttttataaaatttttattttatactcTAAACTTTAAGTTTGGACACTT
Above is a genomic segment from Coffea eugenioides isolate CCC68of chromosome 5, Ceug_1.0, whole genome shotgun sequence containing:
- the LOC113769981 gene encoding F-box/LRR-repeat MAX2 homolog A-like, which translates into the protein MATCQTTVNDLPDVILTNIIAAISDVRSRNAAALVCRKWLLQERSTRTSLTLRCNIRDLFFLPTCFRSVTDLDLSLLSPWGHPLLSPNTPTTTATFIAHVLHQAFPAVTSLTLYARNPSTIQLLARQWPCLKHIKLVRWHQRPPLGSGEELLALFQENTSIISLDLSSFYCWTDDVPAALVETSNLTILDLLNPSFSEGFKFNEIMDITRSCPNLKVLRAACMFDPRYIGYVGDESLVSISVNCPKLSVLHLADTSALVNSRADPESEGLTPEDAMITVAALIELFSGLPSLEELALDVCNNVRDSGPALEMLKVKCPKLRSLKLGQFHGISVPIESKLDGVALCSGLESLSIRSVADLTDMGLIAIGRGCWRLAKFEVQGCNKITVNGMRTLASLLRRTLVDVKISCCKNLKASTSLKALEPVQDRIRRLHIDCIWDGVDQFDGIQYDVDLNGLDQGGASNQSDGYVNYFGDYDSEIMCSKKKRCRHSSDLNCSALQFNSSSGNGFCSNSWDRLQCLSLWIGVGELLTPLTAAGLEDCPNLEEIQIKVEGDCREWSKHTQSPFGLSTLVQYPRLTKMHLDCGDTIGYAQTAPSKQMDLSQWERFYLMGIGDLSLNELDYWPPQDRDVNQRSLSLPAAGLLQQCLTLRKLFIHGTANEHLMTFFLRIPNLRDMQLRGDYYPAPENDMSTEMRADSLSRFDASVHRRQISD